DNA sequence from the Thermoplasma sp. Kam2015 genome:
AAGCAGGTTATGAACGTTGCAAAGCTTCCGGGTATAATTAAAGCGTCATACGCAATGCCAGATATACATCTTGGCTACGGATTTCCCATAGGTGGCGTGGCTGCGTTTGATGCTGAAGAGGGAATAGTTTCTCCGGGTGGCGTCGGGTATGATATAAACTGTGGCGTTGCTCTCGTTTCAACGGGTCTAACTTATGAAGAATTCAAGCCGAAATTGAAGGTGGTCACCGATGATCTCTTCAATGAAATCCCAAGCGGGCTGACCTCAAGGAAAGGCCTTAAGGTTTCATCCTCTGATCTCAGCGAAATACTAAGGTTCGGCCTGAAATGGGCTATGGATCATGATCTTGCCATACGTGATGATTTGACTCATACCGAGGATGGTGGTTCCATAGAGAATACAGGATCAAACGTATCCAAGGCAGCTCAGCAGCGTGGAATCAGCCAGATAGGTACTCTGGGTGCCGGGAATCACTTTCTGGAGGTTCAAAAGGTCTCCGATATATTCGATAAGGATGCCGCGAGTAGATTTGGCTTAATGGAGAACGAAGTCACCGTTATGATCCACACCGGATCAAGAGGTCTCGGTCACCAGGTGGCAACGGACTATATCAGGATGCTCAGAGAGAGCGATCAGGCAATAAGGACTTCAGATGCTGAACTCATATCCGCCCCCATAAAATCCCCCCTTGGTGAAAAATATCTGGATGCAATGAGATCCGCTGCGAATTTTGCCTTTGTCAACAGACAGATCGCCATATACCGTATTCGAGAGGTCTTCGAAAGGCACTTCGGTGTAAGGCCAAAGCTGGTATACAGCCTGGCGCATAACATAGCTAAGGAAGAAACTCACACGGTTGACGGTTCAAGGATAAGAGTCATTGTCCATCGTAAGGGTGCAACTAGGGCATTCCCATCTAATCTCTCTTCATCGCCTTTTGAAGATACTGGTCATCCTGTACTAATACCAGGCAGCATGGGAACAGCTTCATACGTACTTGTTGGCCTTCCAGATAATTTGACTAAGTCATTTGGTACAACTTGCCATGGGGCAGGTCGTGTGCTGAGCAGAAGCCAGGCTGTCAAGAGATATGCTGGTATTGTGGAAAAGGAGCTGGAGAGGAAGAGCGTCTATGCAAGGCCTGCGACAAAACAGGTGTTATACGAAGAGGCTCCGGAGAGCTATAAGAACGTCGATGAAGTTGTCGAAGCTGTATATGGGGCTCGCCTGGCAAGGCCGGTTGCCAGAATGATACCGCTATCCGTGGTGAAGGGCTGAAACCTTATACTCATAAATCAGAACATTTCCTTGAGGATATGCTGAAACGCTGATGGAAAAATCAAAGAATTAACGATTATCCTTGAAGAATCATACGTTATGCTATCAATGGTGTCAAAAATATTGATGGCTAGGTATCTTCTAAATTGATCGTTAATGATACATTGACAAATGATGTCAGGGAGGGGCAATGATGCAGAATGATCACAATATTTATAAGAAAAGTTTTGTTTAGCCCAAAAAAAGGGAGGATATCGGTGAACAAATCTACAATTGCTATTGCTATTGTTTCAATAATAGCATTGAGTTCCCTTGCGGGAATGAGCTTTGCCATGACGCCACAGGCTGGCTATGCCAATATAACGGTATCGTATTATGGAGGGCCAGCAAAGGTACCGGTAGAGGTACTCAATTTCAATGGAGTTGTTGTGGCGTCAGGAAGCGGCCCGCATCTTAATGTTTCTCTTCCATATGGTAAGTATTACGTCCAGGTTCCAAACTATATAGGGCCGGGTTCCACAGGAAATTTCACGATATATTATGAGAGATCAGTGGCATTCAATCTCACCTCGCCATATATGAACGTGCCAGTCTCGTTGACCGCGTTCCCCACCTATGGAATTAACGTTACATTCTCCGGCATTCCGAACGGGGCAGTAGTGCAGTTCCAGACACAGGATGGATTTGTGTTCAACCAGAGCAAGGTATTCACTAAAACCTACACATTCCAGCTTCCCATAAAAGTGCCTTTCTATGCCGTGTTGAATTACGCAGGTACAAATTCAACGTATCTGGAGGATCTCAGCAGTTCAACGGCAACCTTAACTATAAGTCCAATCACCGCTACATTCTATGGTTATCCAAATGTGAATTCTGGAACTGTGGTGGCCATCGATCCTGTAGCACCTTATAACTATACGGTTTCGCATTTTACAAATGGTTCATTTGCCATTTATGCTCCAGCAACGGATATAATACTGGTTGAATCGCCAGGATATCAGCCGTATGTTTTCAAATCGGCCAAAAACGGAGCATCGATTACCCTGACCAAGGATGTTTCGAATGTGTACTATAACTACAGCATAAGCCAGAACCTTCAGACGATGTACCAGAACATAACATTTCAGCTGAATAATGGAACGGCGTTCCCCAACTATTTCCCCAATTCAAGCGTTGGATCTCTATACTGGCAGATGAAGCTTGACGGAATAACAACAGCGGCACTTCAGAAATATTTCTATGGGCTCGCACAGAATTACACATCTAGGACATTTCTTGTAAATGGCGTTTATTATAATATAACTGGGGCGCCAACCGTAAAGGTATACAGCACTGATAACTCAGTCCTGGCCTATGTAAATGCCACATACAGAAACATATCGTCCGTCTCAGGCCTGAGCTCGGTTAATATTTACGTGTATGGTACTCAGAACACGCCTGGTTCAATACAGTACAATTTCAATCTGACATACCATAACAACAGCCTTGCAGTATCCTCGTCCAATGTTCCTCTGATATCCTCATACCGTTATGTGAAAATATCACCTCTCTCTGCAAACACAATGGTAAACCTGAAGTTTTCACCAGTACAGAAACCAGTGATATCGAACAATACCTACACGCTGTTCTGGAAGAACATGGTGTCAAAGAACTATATCCTGAACAATAATGCGTCTAATGCATACTACGTGGTACCGCTGAACCAGACGGTTTATATAAATGCATCCACGGCCTACTTCAATCCAGTAACAAATTCCAACGATTATACTCGGGCCAACTTCACATGGACCATAAATGGAACAACTGAATATGGCTACAATGTCTCTTACAAATTCTATGACAGAACCAATTCTGTCAGCGTAAGGGTGATGAGCCCATCTGGTGGTGTGGCCTATTCTAATTTCACAGTTGTAGGACTGAGCAACACAACACCCCTCACCGCCTTTAAATTCTCTGCATCCCTTAATGGAAAGGCCATAGGTGTATCACAGCAATATTACTCCGCTAACAATACGTATTTCATATCGCTGAGCGTTCCTCAGTCAGCAAGTGTGAGCTACAGCCTATATGGCACATCCCTCAAGGTATCATCATACAGCGTCTTTCTGATGTACAGCTGGCACTTCCCAGGCCAGACCTTCATAGGGCAGAACGTATCTTACGCATTCCAGCATCCGAGCATTGCACCAGGCTATCTGAATCAGTATGCGTATGCAAACGTTACCA
Encoded proteins:
- a CDS encoding RtcB family protein, which encodes MNVRRIDDYTYMIDKEDDMLVPGIVYSSEALFKESIDEGSLKQVMNVAKLPGIIKASYAMPDIHLGYGFPIGGVAAFDAEEGIVSPGGVGYDINCGVALVSTGLTYEEFKPKLKVVTDDLFNEIPSGLTSRKGLKVSSSDLSEILRFGLKWAMDHDLAIRDDLTHTEDGGSIENTGSNVSKAAQQRGISQIGTLGAGNHFLEVQKVSDIFDKDAASRFGLMENEVTVMIHTGSRGLGHQVATDYIRMLRESDQAIRTSDAELISAPIKSPLGEKYLDAMRSAANFAFVNRQIAIYRIREVFERHFGVRPKLVYSLAHNIAKEETHTVDGSRIRVIVHRKGATRAFPSNLSSSPFEDTGHPVLIPGSMGTASYVLVGLPDNLTKSFGTTCHGAGRVLSRSQAVKRYAGIVEKELERKSVYARPATKQVLYEEAPESYKNVDEVVEAVYGARLARPVARMIPLSVVKG
- a CDS encoding CARDB domain-containing protein, yielding MNKSTIAIAIVSIIALSSLAGMSFAMTPQAGYANITVSYYGGPAKVPVEVLNFNGVVVASGSGPHLNVSLPYGKYYVQVPNYIGPGSTGNFTIYYERSVAFNLTSPYMNVPVSLTAFPTYGINVTFSGIPNGAVVQFQTQDGFVFNQSKVFTKTYTFQLPIKVPFYAVLNYAGTNSTYLEDLSSSTATLTISPITATFYGYPNVNSGTVVAIDPVAPYNYTVSHFTNGSFAIYAPATDIILVESPGYQPYVFKSAKNGASITLTKDVSNVYYNYSISQNLQTMYQNITFQLNNGTAFPNYFPNSSVGSLYWQMKLDGITTAALQKYFYGLAQNYTSRTFLVNGVYYNITGAPTVKVYSTDNSVLAYVNATYRNISSVSGLSSVNIYVYGTQNTPGSIQYNFNLTYHNNSLAVSSSNVPLISSYRYVKISPLSANTMVNLKFSPVQKPVISNNTYTLFWKNMVSKNYILNNNASNAYYVVPLNQTVYINASTAYFNPVTNSNDYTRANFTWTINGTTEYGYNVSYKFYDRTNSVSVRVMSPSGGVAYSNFTVVGLSNTTPLTAFKFSASLNGKAIGVSQQYYSANNTYFISLSVPQSASVSYSLYGTSLKVSSYSVFLMYSWHFPGQTFIGQNVSYAFQHPSIAPGYLNQYAYANVTSEVGNTTHVIMHVYVNDTTPPSATFFMTYNGTYIKNPIAGKTIVISANNTTDPYYPFSQLRFQWKIEYVNGTVAQPSSTTFTNITSMNMSYLVIQFNTVNSMIVSLNVTNPSGISGYYNKTVSMIVQSPRLVVNSIYSPKAAYQGSSAKVYVNVSNLGTVNAYDVNITLYVNGKVVGSTTVSEIKAGKSYNATVTWVPPTSGKISLYATAEVGNEPSAFVKAGALTQEVSVNPPAYRTPLIVVSVIVVLVIIVYVYYRLRSGGGKSTQQKTTQPKTELPKQQKKK